The Streptomyces racemochromogenes DNA segment GGCCTCCTTGGCGGAGGTCACGAGCACCACCCGCCAGCCCCGCCGGTCCAGTTCGCGCAGCAGCCGGGAGGCCGAGCCGAACGGGGGCAGCCGGTCGAACCAGGTGGCGTAGAGGGTCTCGTGCGCCGCGGACAGCCGCTCGTCCTCGGCGGTGTCGCGGTCCTCGCCGAGGAGGTGCGCGAGCAGGTCCTCGCCGGGGAGGCCGACCGCGCGGTGGACGTCGTGCATCGCCACCTCGTGGCCCGCCTGCCGCAGTGCCTCCCACCAGCACGTGACGTGCAGGTGGTTGGTGTCGACGAGGGTGCCGTCGACGTCGAACAGCGCGGCCCGGTTCATGCGTGCCTCCCTGGGGCGGGGTTCAGTAGCCCAGTTCGCGTTCGAGTTCGGCCTTGTCCATGGAGGAACGGCCGTGCAGGTTGCGGCGTTTGGCCTCCGCGTAGAGCTGGTCGTACGTGGGGCCCCGCGACCCGCTGTGGGAGTGCAGCCCGCCGCGCCGGGAGGAGGAGATGTCGTCGAGGGAGCTCTTGCTGGCGGTCTTGGACTCGCCCGCGCGGGCGCGTTCCTTGTTGACGGTGCGCGCCGCGATCTCCTCGGCCCGCTCGGGGCTCTCGCCGCGTTCCTCGGCGCTCTCCTTGATGTGCTCGTACTGCCTTTCACGCTTGGGACTGGAACCTCGGGGCATGGTGACTCCTCTGCCGGGACGGGACCGACACGGTGAACCCGCTGCGCGGCCGTGTCGGGATGCGGTGGAGCGGGATCCGCAGGTCCTGCTCGGGGACCTCGGTGTCCAGGCCGGCCAGGGCGGAGGCGAACTCCGCGAGCAGCCCGACGGTGATGTCCTCGCCGGGGCAGCGGTGGCCGGTGCGGGCGTCGCCGCCGCCCTGGGGGATGAGTGCGCCGGGGCCGGGCTCGCGGCCGAGGAAGCGCAGCGGGTCGAAACGGTAGGGGTCGGGCCACAGGGCGGGGTCGTGGTGGTGGCCGTACACGTCGAGGAGGACCAGGGTGCCCTCGGGGACGGCCTGCCCGCCGAAGCGCAGGTCGCGGGCGGCGAGACCGCCGACGAAGGGCACGAAGGGGTAGAAGCGCCGCACCTCGTGGGCGAAGGCCCTGGCGTACGCCCCGTCGTCCGCGCGCAGCGCGTCGGCGAGCCGGGGCCTGCGGTGCAGGGCGTGCGCGGCGAAGGCCACGAACCAGGCGACGGCGACGCAGGGGCGGATGACGTTGAGCAGTTCCACGGCCGCCGTGCGCGGGTCGAGGAGCCGGCCGTCGGCGTCGCGGTGCCGGGCGACCGCCTCCAGCGCGGTGTTCCCGCCGCCCGGGGGGAGGGCCTGGTGGAGGCGGGTCACGCCGCCGCGGAGCTCCTCGACGGTGCGGGCGAGGGATTCCTCCTGGCGGGCCCGGGCCCGGCGGGCCCGCCAGTGGCGCGGTCCGGGGGTCGCGAAGCCGTCGACCATGGCCACGCAGTCCTCGGCGATCTCGCGGGCGGCGTCCTCGGGTACCGCGAGGCCGGTCCAGTCGCAGACGGCCCGGGCGAGCACCGTCGCCGCCTCGTCGAACAGGACGGCGCCCCGGCCCTCCCATCCGTCGACGGCGGCCGCCCAGTGCCGGCGTACGAGTGTGGTGAGCCGGTCCACGGAGCCGTCCCGCATCAGCAGGGACACGAACAGGGCCTTGCGGACCCGGTGCCGCTCGCCGTC contains these protein-coding regions:
- a CDS encoding cytochrome P450 produces the protein MSPLIDSTVPLLTQGYAWAPDLRRRHGDPPAVRTRLMGRPALLLHGPAAVDFFYDERHVLRDGALPGPVLDTLFGRGAVHTLDGERHRVRKALFVSLLMRDGSVDRLTTLVRRHWAAAVDGWEGRGAVLFDEAATVLARAVCDWTGLAVPEDAAREIAEDCVAMVDGFATPGPRHWRARRARARQEESLARTVEELRGGVTRLHQALPPGGGNTALEAVARHRDADGRLLDPRTAAVELLNVIRPCVAVAWFVAFAAHALHRRPRLADALRADDGAYARAFAHEVRRFYPFVPFVGGLAARDLRFGGQAVPEGTLVLLDVYGHHHDPALWPDPYRFDPLRFLGREPGPGALIPQGGGDARTGHRCPGEDITVGLLAEFASALAGLDTEVPEQDLRIPLHRIPTRPRSGFTVSVPSRQRSHHAPRFQSQA
- a CDS encoding HAD family hydrolase is translated as MNRAALFDVDGTLVDTNHLHVTCWWEALRQAGHEVAMHDVHRAVGLPGEDLLAHLLGEDRDTAEDERLSAAHETLYATWFDRLPPFGSASRLLRELDRRGWRVVLVTSAKEAELDALRRAVDADDAITATASSDDVDEGKPAPDPVHHALGLAGARARGSVLVGDTVWDMRAGTRAGVSCVGLLCGGIPRADLEEAGARAVYRDPADLLAHLDRSPFAAAERAG
- a CDS encoding plasmid stabilization protein; the encoded protein is MPRGSSPKRERQYEHIKESAEERGESPERAEEIAARTVNKERARAGESKTASKSSLDDISSSRRGGLHSHSGSRGPTYDQLYAEAKRRNLHGRSSMDKAELERELGY